From the Equus asinus isolate D_3611 breed Donkey chromosome 9, EquAss-T2T_v2, whole genome shotgun sequence genome, the window GACTGATTCAGATTCTTTCCACCCAATCCATTTTATTATAAACTGTTCAGCATAAAGTACACCAGACTTGCTAGCATACAGTAATGCATCCACTAATTTACTCAGGAAAAAGGGACCTAGtcaaatacattttggaaatgcTGCTTACTCTATCCTTCTGAAAATCTGCAATGCACTGCATTTTAAGGTTCATAGTCTGATAATATCCTTTAACTCAGCTCATTTAACAACCACTGACCATTTACCctttatttaattaaaacaaactCCACAGGATGACTTTGGTAAAGAATTTTCATAAAAGTTCCTCCCATAAAACTACGTCAAGTTTCTAAGAACATACTTACTCTTCATCATCATCTTCGTCATCATCTtcgtcatcatcatcttcatcggcagcaagttttacttttttcttggagggaaaagaaaaaaaaaatatatatacacacacatgcatgatcAAGTGCTGATTCTAATCACCGAACAAAGGCCAGAATAACGTATCTGTGGTAAATTACATCTATACCTGTGGAACCTTGCTACCACTTCCAGGGGCAGAACGCTTTCCAGATATACTCAGGAGTttcacatcctcctcctcttcatcttctgATTCTGCATCTTCCTCCACAGCTAAGATAAAATCCTTTATTAGCCACTACTAAGACTCAACCGAGAACTCAGGAAAAAGGGGCATTGACAATATACAGTAATGAGTATTTAAAAACAGcgaatagaaaacagaaattttttaaaaaggaattttgggGGCTAATACTTATTACTAGGTTTTTCAATGTAAAAAAACCACAGGCTTTGCCAGTTATAAATTATTGGGTTCACATATGAACCTATTATAAAGACACTAGTATCAGAACTAAGCATGCTTTATAAAGTCCAAAATGGGAACAAAGTAActgcattaaaaaagaataaacagcataatacataaaaataacatACCTACTAAGTGCTGTCCACTAATATGCACTGGCCCTGAACCACACTTCAATCGTAAGACCACAGGTGGTGTTATTTCAAAGCCCCCAAGGGAAACCTAAGAAGGAGAAACTTATATCACTAAgtattatgaagaaaataaggttAAATGTTTGGTATAAAACTGTTCATAACTTAGAAATATTTAAGTAATAGACATTAAAGGTAAACCCGTGAGCCAAATGAACAAACCAGTGAACTGGTTTTTCCACCTCTGATAAACAAGCAGCAACCACCCTGTTCCAAGAGTTGATCATTCAACCCCAGTgacagaagcagcagctgtgacTACTGGAAGGACCAAACTCGATTACCCTTTCTATCTCCTTGATGTAAGGTAAATGACACCTACCTTCATGCAAGAGAACTAGACTTTGACAAATAATCCAAAGTATAAGTGCCCTTACCGTGGGCTGTACAGACATTTTCAAAGTTGCCAGTGTTACTTTAATTGGACTGCCTTCATAATTCATTGCCTCTGCTTCCACAATGTGCAATTCATCCTTTGCACCAGCCCCTAAACTGACCTGTGAACAGAAACAGTACTTCAATTTAAGTTCCCACTATTTTACAATCCCCTCaagatgtgttttttaaaaaccattataATCTTTTCATTATTACCACTGATGGAAAACTATTTTGAGCACGTCATCTGCAACTTTTTTATGTGACCTTGCCCATCAATTTCTCATATTCAGTAAATCTGAACAAATGCATAAAAACACACCTGATGACATAGTTGTGTAGGTCATCACCCGTTCACAGTATGGCCCACCTACTACAAGTTGAGCAGTCTCGAGTCCAGCAGAGGCTAGTCTCTGTGGGAGGACACAAAAGACTGACCACTGTCCTAAAGGGCTTTATAGTGCTATCGAAGCAGCAAAGTAGATAAATATGGAAAGGTGAACAAGAGTGTCACTGGACTTTACATAATTACTAAAGGAATGGTGAAGATGCAAAGTTTGGTTATCACAAGCATACACAATACTCAGTTATAAAAATactattataaaaataagtattaaGCCACACGAGTAGGACCCAAGAGGCTGAAATCGAGAAAGATTAAgtagtttattttgaaaagtttaagTACCGTTCTTAATGATAACTGGTGCTCATTTTCATCATTATCCACCTTAAAGTGATAATCTTTGTCAGCCTTTAGTTCACAACctgtaaatgaagaaaaagcaactATAACATggagaaaaacaacaatgaaaCTTCAGTATGGGTAACCAAAAAGATAACGGTTAACTTGTGAACCAGTTTTTCACCATTCTAACTACCAGAAGGCAGGGCAGATGTATCTCTTCCTGGATTTCTTGAATACAAACGTCTATAAACATCAAAGAACATCCATACAGGACTTCATAAAGTCCATTTTCCCACTATACTATTTCATTCTCAACTACCCTATTAGCATTCTCAGGTAGAAATGAGCTCACAGATTTAGTAAGTCTGTAACTGAAACAAGTATCTGAAACCAAACCGTACAATGTTGGTAAAATCACACTATTTAAAAAAGCTGAATTACCTACCTAAACTCCCAAGAAATGCAGCAAATTTAGAAACAAGAATGGTTACACAAACGCCTACATGAACTGTTCGTATTTacaacagaaaaactacaaaTGGAAAAGAACTAAACTTGTTACAGGGGCCAACATTTCAAGTAACTGAAATGATGAACATTAAATTATGTTCAGAAATTACGCTTAAAGCAAGAATAGATATATCCTAAGGATAGTTCCGACAGAAAGGGTTAACACAAAAATATTCTGGTGTAAACTAATCAGAAACCCCAGGTATTCAAAACTGCTAGAATAAAAGCCTGCACGTGTGATGCGTGGTATCTACTCCCATTCCACGAATAGGCAAATTGTTTAAAATACCGTGAGAAGAAAGCTTTAAATgattgcatttagttgtcgtCTAATAGTTATTGGTACATACATGCTTCAATGTCATTGCTCATTTAGCAAATCTCAGTATGGtatacaaagaaacaaatctgGGGCAGGATCTGCACCTACTTTCAAGCCTGACTGACACAAAGAAATGCCTTCAACAATCAAATTCACTGAGACTGAAAACCAAAGCAGACCTCTCCTTAGTATGGTACTGTGTGCTGGGGAGGTGAAGATCCCAAAACCTTGgtataaaatgaaaagctaaCAGCACCAGGTTAACTGAACTCTCAGCAcatttctcatcttaaaaaaacaaaaaaaaagttgtttgctCGATGCCGCAC encodes:
- the NPM1 gene encoding nucleophosmin isoform X2, producing the protein MEDSMDMDMSPLRPQNYLFGCELKADKDYHFKVDNDENEHQLSLRTVSLGAGAKDELHIVEAEAMNYEGSPIKVTLATLKMSVQPTVSLGGFEITPPVVLRLKCGSGPVHISGQHLVAVEEDAESEDEEEEDVKLLSISGKRSAPGSGSKVPQKKVKLAADEDDDDEDDDEDDDEDDDDDDFDEEEAEEKAPVKKSIRDTPAKNAQKSNQNGKDSKPSTPRSKGQESFKKQEKTPKTPKGPSSVEDIKAKMQASIEKGGSLPKVEAKFINYVKNCFRMTDQEAIQDLWQWRKSL
- the NPM1 gene encoding nucleophosmin isoform X1, translating into MEDSMDMDMSPLRPQNYLFGCELKADKDYHFKVDNDENEHQLSLRTVSLGAGAKDELHIVEAEAMNYEGSPIKVTLATLKMSVQPTVSLGGFEITPPVVLRLKCGSGPVHISGQHLVAVEEDAESEDEEEEDVKLLSISGKRSAPGSGSKVPQKKVKLAADEDDDDEDDDEDDDEDDDDDFDEEEAEEKAPVKKSIRDTPAKNAQKSNQNGKDSKPSTPRSKGQESFKKQEKTPKTPKGPSSVEDIKAKMQASIEKGGSLPKVEAKFINYVKNCFRMTDQEAIQDLWQWRKSL